One part of the Enterococcus sp. DIV1094 genome encodes these proteins:
- a CDS encoding helix-turn-helix domain-containing protein, producing MKSYGKTIKEIRKAKGMLQKELVDEQLSISLLSQFENGRLSMSCERFHLLLSKLEVKFEEFIVLHSESPYSPVHVAISKYMRATNVASLKELEKLQENYEELLAYYHENYSLELDHFLQIIRFNYETKKSYFKGVPMHEASLMHSHLLDSAKQYLADTTTWGVYELKLFSRIAVSLEPEVLWKYVKMANDKSERFEKVPGNKDILYQTFITIFSVFCLFGEVDYATKLFSLWKSRVIKDEHIEQAVLLPFYEGCLALLNQEEEQAIQLMDRTLTTLETLGLSKIAHDYLELKKVLTVLGFVTVIIIDPLFEDLIKY from the coding sequence GTGAAAAGTTATGGAAAAACAATCAAAGAGATACGCAAAGCGAAAGGCATGTTACAAAAGGAATTAGTGGATGAGCAACTTTCAATATCATTGTTATCTCAATTTGAAAATGGGCGACTATCAATGTCTTGTGAAAGATTCCACCTTTTGTTGTCAAAGCTTGAGGTGAAGTTTGAAGAATTTATTGTATTGCATTCTGAAAGTCCTTATTCACCAGTACATGTAGCCATTAGCAAATATATGCGCGCTACTAATGTGGCTTCATTAAAGGAATTAGAAAAACTACAAGAAAACTACGAAGAATTACTAGCATATTATCACGAAAATTATTCCTTGGAACTGGATCATTTTTTGCAAATAATCCGGTTCAATTATGAAACGAAAAAATCTTATTTCAAGGGAGTCCCGATGCATGAGGCTAGCTTGATGCACAGCCATCTTTTAGACTCGGCGAAACAATATTTGGCTGATACGACGACATGGGGCGTGTATGAATTAAAATTGTTTTCTCGCATTGCTGTGTCTTTGGAACCTGAAGTTCTATGGAAGTATGTAAAGATGGCGAATGATAAAAGTGAACGATTTGAAAAAGTCCCAGGTAATAAAGATATCTTGTATCAAACATTCATTACGATCTTTTCCGTTTTTTGTTTATTTGGTGAAGTGGACTATGCAACCAAGCTATTCTCTCTTTGGAAAAGCCGTGTCATTAAAGATGAGCATATTGAACAGGCGGTTCTTTTGCCATTTTATGAAGGCTGTTTAGCACTATTAAATCAAGAGGAGGAACAAGCTATTCAATTGATGGATCGTACCTTAACAACCTTAGAAACTCTAGGTTTATCAAAAATCGCACATGACTACTTAGAATTAAAGAAAGTTCTTACAGTTCTTGGATTTGTGACAGTCATCATTATTGATCCGTTGTTTGAGGATTTAATTAAGTATTAA
- a CDS encoding BspA family leucine-rich repeat surface protein — protein MTKKSKLKKRSLGIITTSMLLLLPIGQVLAIDIHAPDIQSDELMSDQLVVPDEPIDVEVPESISGNNEETSFEEVNEEVQGIDEEIQPEVVLPEQELSSIVDHSEIAEDELDVPEELERIALPPGVNAVYTGQVGTIPWVIDDTGTLTLGSGIFDEVNDVGGNYESTDYFNHTAYSDSITRIVLTGPVVLHGSQRGTKNFAPHAGGADSTRQGFFAYLSNLQTIEGMHYLDTSNVTDMNSMFLRSSGLLELDVSSFDTSNVTNMAQMFTELANLRKLDVSSFETHQVTDMSHMFRGLARVDQLDVSNFVTSQVTDMSGMFSSVSLSEIDLSNFDTSNVTEMWWMFASASNIKSLDLSNFDTSKVTRMHSMFADARSLESVDLSNFDTSNVRDMWRMFADARSLRKLDLSSFDTRQVSNMLAMFDRISLEQLTLGSSFVFNMVGGGPGLLPLTSSATHHPNWQNVGEGTGDEPKGSFVFTSAQLMANYDGATMADTWVWQPRTFSNLIIEAEGQGTVSPATSTSVERGEMIDISATAESGWRFSHWRIESGEGTIADTNQAITTFVMGEEDTKLVAVFEELNSLLSIRIPTSAVFNTTSESKHRDIVSPDYEIGNESPFAVFVNVVEPTELKNMDIIEELNVAADGGENVLISQGSAHQTEAFRLFELATEETNTFTFTGTAEELPEGSSHITPTFNLVLRFVPNLS, from the coding sequence GTGACTAAAAAGTCAAAATTAAAAAAACGTTCTTTGGGTATAATTACAACAAGTATGCTTTTGCTTTTGCCAATCGGACAGGTATTAGCAATCGATATTCACGCGCCTGATATTCAATCAGATGAGTTAATGAGCGATCAGTTAGTTGTTCCCGATGAACCAATCGATGTTGAAGTACCAGAGTCAATTTCTGGAAACAATGAGGAAACTTCTTTTGAAGAAGTTAATGAAGAAGTGCAAGGAATTGATGAAGAAATCCAACCAGAAGTAGTTTTACCAGAGCAAGAACTATCGTCAATAGTAGATCATTCAGAGATAGCAGAAGACGAGTTAGATGTACCTGAGGAGTTAGAAAGAATTGCTTTACCACCTGGAGTAAATGCCGTATATACAGGTCAAGTCGGTACGATTCCGTGGGTGATCGATGATACTGGGACACTGACATTAGGTTCAGGGATTTTTGATGAAGTGAATGATGTGGGAGGAAATTACGAATCAACGGATTATTTTAATCATACGGCATATAGTGATTCAATTACTAGAATCGTGCTAACTGGACCAGTTGTACTGCATGGAAGTCAGCGAGGAACAAAAAACTTTGCGCCTCATGCTGGTGGTGCTGATTCTACAAGACAAGGATTCTTTGCTTACTTGAGCAATCTACAAACGATTGAAGGAATGCACTATCTTGATACTAGTAATGTGACCGATATGAATAGTATGTTTCTTCGCTCATCTGGGTTACTAGAACTAGATGTCTCAAGCTTTGATACGAGTAATGTCACAAATATGGCACAAATGTTTACTGAATTGGCAAATCTTAGAAAGTTAGATGTCTCTAGTTTCGAAACACACCAAGTAACAGATATGAGTCATATGTTCCGTGGATTAGCAAGAGTGGACCAGTTAGATGTCTCTAATTTTGTTACCAGTCAAGTGACTGATATGTCGGGTATGTTTAGTAGTGTTAGCCTTAGTGAAATAGATCTTTCTAATTTTGATACGAGTAACGTCACAGAGATGTGGTGGATGTTCGCTAGTGCTAGTAATATAAAGTCACTTGATTTATCAAATTTTGATACGAGTAAAGTCACTCGAATGCATTCAATGTTTGCGGATGCTCGAAGTTTGGAATCAGTTGACTTATCAAACTTTGATACAAGCAATGTTAGAGATATGTGGAGAATGTTTGCGGATGCTCGAAGTTTAAGAAAACTTGATTTATCCAGTTTTGATACTCGACAAGTTTCTAATATGCTGGCTATGTTTGATCGTATTTCGTTAGAACAACTGACTTTAGGAAGTAGCTTCGTTTTTAATATGGTAGGAGGAGGCCCTGGACTTCTTCCGTTAACTAGTTCAGCAACACATCATCCGAATTGGCAAAATGTCGGTGAAGGAACTGGGGATGAGCCAAAAGGAAGTTTTGTATTTACTAGTGCGCAACTAATGGCAAACTACGATGGAGCAACCATGGCAGATACCTGGGTTTGGCAACCTAGAACCTTTTCAAATCTAATTATTGAAGCTGAAGGACAAGGAACTGTCTCCCCGGCTACCTCAACCAGTGTTGAACGTGGGGAAATGATTGATATCAGTGCAACAGCCGAATCAGGATGGCGTTTTTCTCATTGGCGGATCGAGAGTGGGGAAGGGACGATTGCAGATACCAATCAAGCAATAACTACTTTTGTTATGGGAGAAGAAGATACTAAATTGGTGGCGGTTTTTGAAGAATTGAATTCACTACTATCCATAAGAATCCCAACATCCGCTGTATTCAATACGACTTCTGAATCCAAGCATAGAGATATTGTTTCACCAGATTATGAGATTGGGAATGAGTCACCTTTTGCTGTTTTCGTAAATGTAGTCGAACCTACAGAGTTGAAGAATATGGATATCATTGAAGAGTTGAATGTGGCTGCTGATGGAGGAGAAAATGTCTTGATCAGTCAAGGAAGTGCCCATCAAACAGAGGCATTTCGTTTATTTGAATTAGCAACTGAAGAAACGAACACCTTCACATTCACAGGAACAGCAGAAGAATTACCAGAAGGAAGTAGTCACATCACGCCTACTTTCAACTTGGTTTTACGTTTCGTGCCAAATCTGTCGTAG
- a CDS encoding helix-turn-helix domain-containing protein, whose translation MKDLQLAFISNRTTSRLFRILSMIERRRFFTIGEVAEKIQVTQRTIANDIKYIKDYFDDCISLESGNSGIFFKEKKPSIYQERKQKLLENECLFEIIGNIFLGKLSNIDELAHFYHFSESTFRRLLNRSTTVLKSYGLEWVSNPLSIEGREANLRKFFKDFYYEGVETPYTLVPDIELHELVLKKLSNKLGQDEVGSGTTPAAFYYTFYIAIKRAGLGFSIEIPRKLAKSAYKAKNFSLLHSLKEDIKKLYMVELSKEEFAWIYLVTICKRILDQEESEKNFYKEFHVGTEISQLTNRYLKEFDFPKKIDPKVTTFLRSFFLSRKINDLLSPVLNKEAIEIKKAVIRSDNENYQRNLRFLKKERKNYTISTKYMEDISVSLTIYSNLIFDFYLPSKTIYFLLEGDHFVCQQIITRVRQQFGSKHTLVFLPLYYLAEEVLNAAHIDLIVTNYNRYLLDYIIESDFLLLKAVPNEHDWQRLERKINPYRKTYN comes from the coding sequence TTGAAAGACTTACAATTAGCATTTATCAGTAATCGGACGACGAGCCGTTTGTTTCGAATATTGAGCATGATCGAACGAAGACGATTCTTTACGATTGGAGAAGTGGCCGAAAAAATCCAAGTGACACAACGAACGATTGCGAATGATATCAAGTACATCAAAGACTATTTTGATGATTGTATCAGTTTAGAATCAGGCAATAGTGGAATCTTTTTTAAAGAAAAAAAACCTTCGATATACCAAGAAAGAAAACAAAAATTATTAGAAAATGAATGTTTATTTGAAATCATAGGGAATATTTTTTTAGGGAAATTGTCGAATATCGATGAACTTGCACATTTCTATCATTTTTCAGAGAGTACCTTTCGGCGATTATTGAATCGATCAACGACAGTTTTAAAAAGTTATGGACTAGAATGGGTATCTAATCCCTTATCGATTGAAGGACGAGAAGCTAATTTGCGGAAATTCTTTAAAGATTTTTATTATGAAGGAGTAGAAACGCCCTATACGCTTGTTCCTGATATTGAATTACATGAGTTGGTTTTAAAAAAATTAAGCAATAAACTGGGCCAAGATGAGGTTGGATCTGGAACTACGCCGGCAGCATTTTATTATACTTTTTATATTGCAATCAAACGTGCAGGGCTTGGTTTTTCTATAGAGATTCCTAGAAAATTAGCAAAATCAGCATACAAAGCAAAGAATTTCTCTCTCCTTCATTCTTTGAAAGAGGACATCAAAAAACTTTATATGGTTGAATTATCAAAAGAAGAATTCGCGTGGATCTATTTAGTCACTATCTGCAAACGTATCCTAGATCAAGAGGAATCAGAGAAAAATTTTTATAAAGAATTTCATGTAGGCACAGAAATTTCTCAACTTACCAATCGATATCTCAAAGAATTTGATTTTCCAAAAAAAATTGATCCAAAAGTCACAACATTCTTACGTTCGTTTTTTTTATCTAGAAAAATAAATGATTTATTGTCACCTGTATTAAATAAAGAGGCGATAGAGATAAAAAAAGCAGTCATACGCTCAGATAATGAGAATTATCAACGGAATTTACGTTTTTTAAAAAAAGAAAGGAAGAACTACACTATTTCTACAAAATACATGGAAGATATAAGCGTGAGCTTAACGATTTATAGTAATTTGATTTTTGATTTTTATTTACCCAGTAAAACAATTTACTTTCTTCTGGAAGGGGATCATTTTGTGTGTCAACAAATTATCACTCGTGTACGTCAACAATTTGGGAGTAAACATACATTAGTTTTTTTACCTCTTTATTACCTAGCAGAAGAAGTATTGAACGCCGCCCATATTGATTTGATTGTAACAAATTACAATCGTTATCTTTTGGATTACATTATTGAGAGCGATTTTCTTTTGTTAAAAGCTGTTCCAAATGAACATGATTGGCAACGATTAGAAAGAAAAATAAATCCTTATCGTAAAACATATAACTAA
- a CDS encoding LPXTG cell wall anchor domain-containing protein: MRKLKQFLLFVGVIFLASSNYYVHASEDQSFFKRVEGQIGSTHTPQEPGTTPGSDDGTKGNDRDVLVVDTSRLPNRTQSKPSLLANLPKTGSEGNLWIQLAGVLMILLSVRFLFLKKEGQR; this comes from the coding sequence ATGCGTAAACTGAAACAATTTTTATTGTTTGTAGGAGTGATCTTTCTAGCTAGTTCTAACTACTATGTTCATGCCTCAGAAGACCAATCATTCTTCAAGCGTGTAGAAGGGCAAATCGGTAGTACTCATACACCACAAGAACCAGGAACAACTCCTGGTTCAGATGATGGAACAAAAGGAAATGACAGAGATGTTTTAGTCGTTGATACATCAAGATTACCGAACAGAACTCAGAGTAAACCGAGCTTACTCGCAAACTTGCCAAAAACTGGAAGTGAAGGGAACTTGTGGATACAATTAGCAGGTGTTCTTATGATTTTACTAAGTGTCCGCTTCCTTTTTTTAAAAAAAGAGGGACAGAGATAA
- a CDS encoding ABC transporter ATP-binding protein has protein sequence MSSENNNTYDVMDGGGAISVEHAKNSKKTLGRLIKALAPQKWLMMIAFLFAIFGVLLNLWAPNIFADAINIIFEGVELSFTEGAAIAIDFRRLAESILLLIGVYILSSVFSYYQEYAMASVSQKLVLSLREQISEKLTKVPLKFYDTNQKGEVLSRVTNDLERVNEILRDAIMRLFTSAITIVGAVILMIRIDRTLTLIGVGAIVIGLVITMLVGVKSNEIFTDRQRSVGIFNTKIEEYFSGQVEIKAFNLEKEVIGQTKNSIDQLYQDDKKAQFIMFAIMPIIRLFNQIGYVVIAGLGASFVIRGRISVGQILSFFQYIQMSQEPLTEASYLFNSLQSAIASAERVFEIIDEEEMEEDTQTNRRIKAPKGNISFENVQFGYGKELLMDGVDFEVKAGQKVAIVGPTGAGKTTMINLLMRFYETNAGAIKVDGVDVKKMSRHYLRSLFGMVLQDSWMFEGTVSENIAYGRHRASKSEIVNAARMARADHFIRTLPNGYDTVMNDENASLSQGEKQLLCIARAILTNPPMLLLDEATSSIDTRTELEIQKAMDNLMKGKTSFVIAHRLSTIKNADVILVMKEGNVVEVGDHKTLLQKGSMYSEIYNSQFAS, from the coding sequence ATGAGCTCAGAGAACAATAATACGTATGACGTGATGGATGGTGGAGGAGCCATCTCCGTTGAACATGCGAAAAATAGTAAAAAAACGTTAGGACGGTTGATCAAAGCATTGGCGCCGCAAAAATGGCTAATGATGATCGCTTTTCTATTTGCTATCTTTGGTGTCTTGCTAAATCTATGGGCGCCGAATATATTTGCGGATGCCATCAATATCATTTTTGAAGGTGTTGAATTGTCATTTACCGAAGGAGCAGCGATTGCTATTGATTTTCGTCGATTAGCTGAATCAATCCTCTTATTGATCGGGGTTTATATATTAAGTTCGGTCTTCTCTTATTATCAAGAGTATGCGATGGCTTCGGTATCTCAAAAATTGGTGTTGAGTTTAAGAGAACAAATCAGTGAAAAGTTAACAAAAGTACCGTTGAAGTTTTATGATACAAATCAAAAAGGTGAAGTTTTAAGCCGCGTAACCAACGACTTGGAGCGTGTGAATGAAATTTTAAGAGATGCGATCATGCGCTTGTTTACTTCGGCAATCACCATTGTTGGTGCGGTTATTTTAATGATTCGCATTGACCGAACGTTGACATTGATTGGTGTCGGAGCGATAGTGATCGGTTTAGTCATCACTATGCTCGTTGGGGTAAAAAGTAATGAGATTTTTACAGATCGTCAACGTTCTGTAGGAATATTCAATACGAAAATTGAAGAGTATTTTTCAGGGCAGGTAGAAATAAAAGCCTTTAACTTAGAGAAAGAAGTCATTGGGCAAACGAAGAATTCAATTGATCAATTGTATCAAGATGATAAAAAAGCGCAATTCATTATGTTTGCGATCATGCCGATCATTCGACTATTCAACCAAATCGGGTATGTGGTGATTGCTGGATTAGGTGCTAGTTTTGTTATTCGAGGAAGAATCTCGGTTGGACAAATCTTATCGTTTTTCCAGTATATCCAAATGTCTCAAGAGCCTTTGACTGAAGCTTCGTATTTATTCAACTCGCTACAATCTGCCATTGCTTCTGCGGAACGAGTGTTTGAGATTATCGATGAAGAGGAAATGGAAGAAGATACGCAAACAAACAGAAGAATCAAAGCACCAAAAGGAAATATTTCTTTTGAAAATGTCCAATTTGGCTATGGAAAAGAACTATTGATGGATGGTGTCGATTTTGAAGTGAAGGCTGGACAAAAGGTGGCAATCGTTGGCCCAACTGGAGCTGGGAAAACAACAATGATCAACCTATTGATGCGCTTTTATGAAACCAATGCAGGAGCAATCAAAGTCGATGGTGTGGACGTCAAAAAAATGAGTCGTCATTATTTACGTTCACTATTTGGCATGGTTCTGCAAGATTCATGGATGTTTGAAGGAACAGTCAGCGAGAATATTGCTTATGGGCGTCATCGTGCCTCGAAGTCTGAGATCGTGAATGCAGCAAGAATGGCACGTGCCGATCACTTTATCCGCACGTTGCCAAACGGCTACGATACGGTCATGAATGATGAGAATGCGTCTTTATCTCAAGGAGAAAAACAGCTTCTATGTATTGCACGAGCGATATTGACCAATCCGCCAATGCTTTTATTAGATGAAGCAACGTCGAGTATCGATACGAGAACAGAATTAGAAATCCAAAAAGCAATGGATAATCTGATGAAAGGAAAAACCAGCTTCGTGATTGCGCATCGCCTTTCAACGATCAAAAACGCAGATGTGATTTTAGTCATGAAGGAAGGGAATGTCGTCGAAGTTGGCGATCATAAAACGTTATTGCAAAAAGGCAGTATGTACAGTGAAATCTACAATAGCCAGTTTGCTTCTTAG
- a CDS encoding ATP-binding cassette domain-containing protein: MFQIDFKNRKAIYNQLIDNFKRLIDTGVLSPGSEVPSTSELAKMLTVNPNTVLKAYLELENQSYFESEGGTEWFVRTSSEEKDQEPIKTLYSRIHADLQLLLENGGNKEEIEQLIGMGQKSFIQVEQLKKKMDDTMALAGLTMNVKKGSIYGLVGTNGSGKTTTLRHLAGLLRPDSGIARIDGLPAYDKAHQKVIGYMPEEMYFLPDYTMKMLQRFFKNKYQQTWNNDRYQELVAVFQLNENKKINTFSRGMQKQVGFIFDISTMPDVLLLDETIDGLDPLVRKQVVKMIIEDVANREMTVLITSHNMREMDGLCDTIGIIKNGQLVIERELDELKANTHKIQVAFPQDFMMNHYPYDGLEVLYMEELGSTDLLVVRGKEEEIAQHIESFEPLVYELVPMTLEEIFIYETEGALDEVRN; encoded by the coding sequence ATGTTTCAAATCGATTTTAAAAATCGTAAAGCAATATACAATCAACTAATAGATAATTTTAAGCGTTTGATCGATACAGGGGTTCTTAGCCCTGGCTCAGAGGTACCTAGTACCTCTGAGTTGGCTAAGATGTTGACGGTTAACCCGAATACAGTATTGAAAGCTTATTTAGAGCTAGAGAATCAGAGCTATTTTGAATCTGAAGGGGGAACGGAATGGTTTGTTCGAACGTCCTCTGAAGAAAAGGATCAAGAACCAATAAAAACGTTGTATAGTCGAATCCATGCCGATCTACAATTGTTGCTAGAAAATGGTGGCAATAAAGAAGAAATCGAGCAACTTATCGGGATGGGACAAAAGTCATTTATCCAGGTAGAACAGTTGAAAAAGAAAATGGACGATACGATGGCGTTAGCTGGGCTGACCATGAATGTCAAAAAAGGTTCGATCTATGGACTTGTAGGAACGAATGGTTCAGGTAAAACAACCACACTTAGGCACTTAGCTGGGCTTTTGCGGCCGGATAGTGGGATTGCTCGGATCGATGGGTTACCAGCCTATGATAAAGCACATCAAAAGGTGATCGGTTATATGCCGGAGGAGATGTATTTCTTGCCCGACTATACAATGAAAATGCTCCAGCGTTTCTTTAAAAATAAATACCAACAAACTTGGAATAATGACCGCTACCAAGAGTTGGTCGCAGTGTTCCAACTAAATGAAAATAAAAAAATCAACACATTCTCAAGAGGCATGCAAAAACAAGTGGGCTTTATTTTTGATATTTCTACAATGCCAGATGTATTGCTGTTAGATGAAACCATCGATGGGTTAGATCCATTGGTTCGCAAACAAGTAGTGAAAATGATCATTGAAGATGTAGCGAATCGAGAAATGACGGTGTTGATCACTTCGCATAATATGCGAGAAATGGATGGCTTGTGTGATACGATCGGGATCATCAAAAATGGCCAATTGGTCATTGAAAGAGAATTGGATGAGCTAAAGGCAAATACCCATAAGATCCAAGTAGCATTTCCACAAGACTTTATGATGAATCATTATCCTTATGACGGCTTAGAGGTTCTTTATATGGAAGAGCTTGGCAGTACCGATCTATTAGTCGTACGCGGGAAAGAGGAAGAAATCGCTCAACATATCGAAAGCTTTGAACCATTGGTCTATGAACTTGTACCAATGACACTAGAAGAAATCTTTATCTACGAAACAGAGGGGGCATTGGATGAAGTCCGTAATTAG